GGAATGCTAATTCGGGTGCCTGTGACACGCTGCAGGCGTGCCCACAGAGCTAATACACCTTACGCAACTCAGCCCCCGGATAATAAAACCCCAGAATCTCATCGTGGTCATACCCGCGCTCCGCCATGTCCTGCGCTCCCCACTGCGACAAGCCCACGCCGTGGCCAAACCCACGCCCGTTCGAGAATACCACTCTCGACCCCTGCACCGCCACCTCCACAAAGCTGCTCTTGAGCACCTGACTCCGATCCAACGCCGGCAGCGGCGAACGCGCGAAGTTACACGCATTGCGAAACTGCTCCGCCCGTAGCGTATACACCGCGCCATCCAGGTCCACCACCGCAAACTGCACTGGCCGACCCCCAACTGTCCGCTCCGTAACCTCAAGATTCACCAGCCCGCGCTTACGCCCCACAGCGTGGTTGTTCGCCACACCCCACGCCACAATCCGATCGCTGAGCGTTGCCAGACTCCGATCAATCGGACCCCACCGCGCATGCGGAGAGTCCGCACCCACGTCGTAGTGCATCCGCGCCCGCAGTGGGGCCATCTGCACCACATCACCAAACGCATCCCACGCACTCTGCGCGATCCCACCCGAATCCGCCGAGTAGAACGCCGGCACCACCGCACCCTGATACACCAGCAGCACCCCACGCGTCGCCTCCGCCGCCGCCAGCGGCTTCGCCGCCTCCGTACCGCCGGTATAAACCTGGCTCGCCGTCGTCGACTCGAGGTCATAGGTCCGACTCGCCGTCATCGACGCCGAGAACACCGCGTAACTCCGCGCCGCCACCGCCTGCGCCCGGAACGTCGCCGGTTCCCAACTCCCATACAACTCACCCACCAGCACCCCCGGTAGGTACGTCTCCATCGGCACATGATTCATCACGTCCAGTCGATCGCTCCCCGCCTCCGATCGCCACGCAGGCGTCACCGCCAGCAGACCCGGATAGCTTCGCGTCCCCAGCCGAATCGCACCACCATCCGCGCGTCGCACACCCACCGAAGACACCTCAAACCCAGCCGTCGCTCCAGACCCATCCGTCACCAGCACCCGATCCGCCGCCCGTGCAAACCCCAGCGGGCCCCGCATCACTCGACCTTCACGAAGCGACCCCGGACCCGTCACGACCCCAACCTCATAAGGCCCCGCATCCTCGATCCGCACCCCTCGTTCACCCCGCTGAATACGAACACGAAGCACCGGCTCACCGGTCACACCCGCCACCGCAGGCCCCCGCCGCAGATTCGGCACCGCCAACGCCCGATTCGCCGGCACGCGCTGGGCCTCAGGTTTCGACAAGGGCCGCAGGTCGGTCCGCGACAACGGCTCCCAACCCCACCCATCTAGGTCTCGACGCTCACATCCACCCACCGCCAGCACCAGCAACATCGCCAGCACACTCAACAAACCCAACGCCGCCGCCGGATAACGCTGCCAGTCCATCCAATGCATGCCCAAACCTCTCATCCATGAGACAACAAGGCTCTCCGAGCCTATCTCCCTATATTATCGGCCACGCACGCCAACGACGCCAACGACCGCTCACATTCATCGAGTAGACTCCGGCATGACCCTCGCCACCCTCGAAGCACGCAAACGCTGGCGTATCCGCCAGCCCCAAACCCCATCCGACCCTCAACTCGACCTCCTCACCCGCGAAACTCGACTCCATCCCCTCGTCGCGGCCCTCCTCCCCGCCCGTGGCATCCGCACCCCCGAAGACGCCGACCGCTTCCTCAATCCTCGACTCACCCACCTCCACGACCCCGACCTCCTCCCAGGCGTCACCCCCGCCTCCCAACGCCTCACCGCAGCCATCCGCGATAAACGCCCCATCATCATCTACGGCGACTACGACGTCGATGGCGTCACCGCCTCCGCCATCCTCTGGCACATGCTCACCACGCTGGGCGCGAACGTCTCCACCTACATCCCGCACCGACTCGAAGAAGGCTACGGCCTCAACGCCGATGCCCTGCTCCACCTCACCAAAACCGCCCAGAAGAATCACGCGAAAAGCGGGGCGGGTGGCAAGCCTCTCATCATCTCGGTCGACTGCGGCATCACCGCCGTCGAACCCGCCAGCGCCGCCATCGAAGCCGGCGCCGAACTCATCATCACCGATCACCACGGCTTCGACCCCAAGAATCTCCCGCCCGCCCACGAACTCGTCCACCCCGGACTCCCATCCGACACCCCCTACCCATGGCCCGAACTCTGCGGCGCAGGCGTCGCCCTCAAACTCGCCTGGGCCACCGCCCGACAACACACCGGCTCCGACAAACTCTCACCTGACCTCCGAGCCCTCATGCTCGACCTCGTCTCCCTCGCAGCGCTCGGCACCGTCGCCGATGTCGTCCCTCTCCTCGACGAAAACCGCGTCATCGCCTCCATCGGCCTCAACCAGATCAAGCGCACCCGCTTCATCGGCCTCACCGCCATGATCCGCGCCGCCAAACTCGAATCCGAAAAAGTCTCCGCCCACCACGTCGGCTTCGTCTTGGGACCACGACTCAACGCCTGCGGGCGCATGGGCCACGCCGGCGAAGCCCTCAAGCTCCTTACCGACCCCACTCCAGAACAAGCCGAAGACATCGCCCTGGAACTCACCGAAGTCAACAACCAACGACGCACCACCGAACGCACCATCGTCGATCAGGCCAAACAACAAGTCACCGACGCCGGCTGGGATTCCCCCGACCACCGCGCCCTCGTCCTCCTCGGCGACGACTGGCACCCAGGCGTCCTCGGCATCGTCGCCTCAAGACTCGTCGAAGCCTTCGGCCGACCCGCCATCGTCCTCACCCAGGACGCCGACGGTACAGCCACCGGCTCCGCTCGCTCCGTCGATGGTGTCTCCATCCTCGACGGTCTTCAAACCTGCAGCGACTGCTTCACACGCTTTGGCGGACACGACATGGCCGCCGGCATGACCCTACCCGCCGCCAACGTCAACGACCTCCGCAACCG
This Phycisphaeraceae bacterium DNA region includes the following protein-coding sequences:
- the recJ gene encoding single-stranded-DNA-specific exonuclease RecJ, giving the protein MTLATLEARKRWRIRQPQTPSDPQLDLLTRETRLHPLVAALLPARGIRTPEDADRFLNPRLTHLHDPDLLPGVTPASQRLTAAIRDKRPIIIYGDYDVDGVTASAILWHMLTTLGANVSTYIPHRLEEGYGLNADALLHLTKTAQKNHAKSGAGGKPLIISVDCGITAVEPASAAIEAGAELIITDHHGFDPKNLPPAHELVHPGLPSDTPYPWPELCGAGVALKLAWATARQHTGSDKLSPDLRALMLDLVSLAALGTVADVVPLLDENRVIASIGLNQIKRTRFIGLTAMIRAAKLESEKVSAHHVGFVLGPRLNACGRMGHAGEALKLLTDPTPEQAEDIALELTEVNNQRRTTERTIVDQAKQQVTDAGWDSPDHRALVLLGDDWHPGVLGIVASRLVEAFGRPAIVLTQDADGTATGSARSVDGVSILDGLQTCSDCFTRFGGHDMAAGMTLPAANVNDLRNRLVAWVNTQLTPEQLRPTLDLEAPLPLADCNNQLCDQLDRLGPFGRSNPAPRWSFDNLVIDDHPRQMGKTGNHLALRLADPNSRQRIRAVGWSMGDLADQLAPGVRIDLAGVPKRSEWQGVTRIEIEINDLRINTTQP
- a CDS encoding SpoIID/LytB domain-containing protein codes for the protein MHWMDWQRYPAAALGLLSVLAMLLVLAVGGCERRDLDGWGWEPLSRTDLRPLSKPEAQRVPANRALAVPNLRRGPAVAGVTGEPVLRVRIQRGERGVRIEDAGPYEVGVVTGPGSLREGRVMRGPLGFARAADRVLVTDGSGATAGFEVSSVGVRRADGGAIRLGTRSYPGLLAVTPAWRSEAGSDRLDVMNHVPMETYLPGVLVGELYGSWEPATFRAQAVAARSYAVFSASMTASRTYDLESTTASQVYTGGTEAAKPLAAAEATRGVLLVYQGAVVPAFYSADSGGIAQSAWDAFGDVVQMAPLRARMHYDVGADSPHARWGPIDRSLATLSDRIVAWGVANNHAVGRKRGLVNLEVTERTVGGRPVQFAVVDLDGAVYTLRAEQFRNACNFARSPLPALDRSQVLKSSFVEVAVQGSRVVFSNGRGFGHGVGLSQWGAQDMAERGYDHDEILGFYYPGAELRKVY